CAAAATTCCGGTTGCCAACACAACCTGTTCAATATGTTCCCCAAGGCAACCTCCGCCTCGCTGCAGAGAAGATATTCGATATTAGTCCGAAGGCGATATTCCATATCCTTTTTGGTGACAAGAGTGCTGTTTGGCAACTCCTTTTGCACGAAAGAAGATCCCGAGGTTCGTCCCTCTACCCCCACCCCCGAATGATCGGGTAGCCTTTGGCTGACCGATATGAAAGATATCAAACAGGGGCCCTGGATCAGAAACAAATCTCGGCATTTGCGACGCGACATTGAATATCATATCGAGACAACCGACTTGTTTGGTACGTATCTCTACTCATCGCCTCTTAGCAAGTGACTGACGGTCCCCTTAACGTAGGACGGACTCAGGACAAGACGATTTCTGATTACCAAATCATTGATGTTCTCAATGACCACTTGTGCTACGTAGTGACTGACAAGCGGACTCCATGGCACCTTCCCTTTAGGCGCTCATTCAGGTTGGTGAGCAAGGTTGTGATTACATTTGTCGCGAAGGGGAAAAGCAAGCTTGCAGTATACACGAAAGTGGAGTGGCTTGGGTCTCCTCACGGCCTTCAGAGTAAGTGGTCCATTAGCAATCGCGAGACTATTGTCCTGCACAATCACTAAGTTATTTCCAGGAATCATCGAGAAGCAAGCAACGAGTGATTTAGAGCAAGACGCTCTGGAcctcgttgatcttgtcAGCGATCAAGTGCGAAAATTGGGCTTCCATAGCCGAACAAAAAAGGCCATCACCATATTCGGTCACATCGGACGCCAACAACACACATCTCAACTTTCGTCCAGCGAATCAGTTCTGAAACTTGAACCTCGAAAGCCTCGGCGTCAGAGGACCTTAACTCAACTCTTACTCGAGACGcttctctccttcctggAGAGCGCTGTGTCGTCCATAATCATGTGGACTTTTGCCTTGCTTCGCTGGACCTGGAAAACTACGAATGCAAACATGGTCATTCTGGCGCTGCTAATCTCCAGCGCTTTGATGAACGGACTCTTCACTTCACGATACACTTATGACTGGTGGCATGAGAGGAACGTGGGAAACTTCATGGCTCGTCTTGGGGTCGGTCCCAACCATGTGATGAGCAAAGCCATCTATATGAGGGATATCGACGAGGTGATTGCTAACGCTACTGTCGGCCAATCTAGCAACAACATGAGTAAATGTTTCTCTACATTCTACCAGCAGACAGTGAGCGACCAGGGAACAGTCCTTTCCTTTGGCGCCTCAGGTCCTCGAGACTCAGTGACACGGAGTGCAGCCAGGCGGATCCATCAAACCCGCGAGCGACTCGCTATGTATAGACACAACTTGTTAGTGGCGCTCCGGGTAGTGAACAGCATTGAAAGAGAGGTCATTCAAGGCGAGTGGGAGCGATGGCTCCGGCAGGAATTGAGACGCTGTCACCAAGTCGAAAAACTTCTCGGAAAGGATAAGGAGGATGACGGGTTCAACACGCAGGTTGACCAAGCAAGTCAAACTGTTTTTGCAGACCTCGCGGGTGACGTTCAGCAGTGGTACGATAAATATTGTACCAGTTGCCAGGTGGAACAGGAGCAGCTTGAGAGGAGCGGTATTGTATATGGTAATTAGAAGGTACATAGGAGTTGCTTGTTCGTTTTGTTTACTCCGGACCGATCGATACGTTTTGAACGATACCCCATTACAATTGACCGGATGTTGGCGGTAATCTTTGTCTTATTGACTTGATCGAGTGGGCGATTTCTGGTATATGTTCGTAGTCCAGCTCGGTGCTGGTATATACCTCTGATATTTCGAGCTTCAAGCGTATTCAAATGGTTTGTAAAATGCTAGGATGCAGTGTGCTGCTGGCGTGTAGGACAGAGATTTCAAGCGTAGCCATGGATATGGTCGGTACCAGCCAGATCCCATATCCCCGTGCATCTCGATGGAGTTGTACGGTCGTCCCAACCCCATTTAATTCTGTCTTGGCTTCACAGCACCTTCTTGGACGACATAGTACACCATGGTACCATCCCCACCCATGCTTCGATCAACCATGGCCAAGAGAAGTCTCTTCCCACCCCACTCCTTTGTGACCCGAGCCTTTCGTCTGTACTCATAGTACTCTGTCAGCTTTGCTGCCTTCTCTGCATTATTGCCGGATGCTTTGGCATCATCTAATGATTGAGCATTCgactcgtcctcgtcctcgggaAGCGCATCGAACACGGCAGCCATTTTGCGCAGACTCCATGATTGCCCGTGAGCCGTGGGTATGACGAACATACGTTCCAGCTCGATGTCGTCCTCGCGAAGACCCCTCTCGAGCATGAACAGCTGCTCGTCTGGGTGCGTATAGATTCTGTGAGGTGGGATGCCGGAGATCAGGTACGAGGGTGAGCTGGAAAGCTTGTCTGTAGATGTTGAGGTCGACGACGGTGAGACGGAGGAATTGGATATCTGCAAGTCATGGATTTGGAGAGAGGTCCAaagatgctgatgttgaaGGTTGTGGAGGACTTGGATTGCAGTTGCAGATAGAGggttcgaggaggaagaggtggaggttAGGAGGGTGGTGAGGGCCGAGGGCTCTGGAGCCTGGGGTGTTGATGTGAGTACAGTTGGCATAGTGAGTTGCTAAGAGCTTGTCTTGTGTGGATGTTGCAGCAGAGTCTGGTGGTTTTTAATTCTAGATAACAACTCTTATCAGTCTGTACTTTCGAAGGCTTAGATAGCCGCTGCATTCCATATGGAGATGAGCCCTTGATGGTCGTTGCTTACTCTCAACGGACGAAATCTTTCCTCTCAGATACAAATAATCATATCTCAATGATACTCGATGTGGAAAGTGATCAGTTTTGTTTGGCCTGCGGGGTCCAGCGAAGATGGAGTCTTGCAGGCGGAGAGGGAAAAATTTGGGCGATCGCGCTGAAATTCCGCGCAACGCGTTTTTGgcaaaagaagaacagaacACATGGCATCAACGGCCTGTGTTTCGAAATGAGAGTGTGAGCCTCCCTGCAATATTCTTTTTTCATTTTTGGTCCATCAGCTCCATTTGTGTCCTCGAGTCTTATATTAAGCGAAGGTATTCCTGATCTTGACTTATTTTTCGCATGCATCATTGCCTCTCATTCACATTCTACTCCGTCATTCCGTACGAGGGGTATACATATCCAGACTACGCTCATGGCACGTCAAAAACAGGCAGTGCCTCTACAACGGGCCACTTCTTCTGAATTGATGCACCTTGTGCCTGAAGGATCCGAGTCAATGTCTACACAACAGAATGGCAGCGCCCAGAAGCCTGTTACCCTAAATGGATCTGCCTCGACAAAAGGACAAGCGCCTGAAGCTCCCCTGGAGACTCCGGGATTGATACAACTTGCGATTTGTGTCCTGGGTATTTATGCGTCATTGTAAGTGATCTATCTCGAGTGCAtgaccatcctctccataTACAGTCTCTAATACTTTTGAAGTCTGTCATGGGGTGTTCTTCAAGAAGCGATCACAACGGTCAATTTCCCAGTCCGTCCTCCAACTGCCGAAGAACCAAACCCGCCGACGGAGCGCTTCACCTTCTCGATCGTTCTCAACACCATACAATCCACTTTTGCTGCGATCACTGGCTTCCTCTACCTCTATTTCTCTACTCCGGCCGGCAAGAAGGTTCCGTCCATTTTTCCGACTCGCAAGATTCTCTTCCCTTTGCTCCTGGTCAGTATCTCCTCGTCCCTGGCGTCGCCTTTTGGATATGCCAGTCTTGCGCACATCGACTATTTGACATTTATTCTGGCCAAGTCGTGCAAGCTTCTGCCTGTGATGTTTCTCCACTTGACTATCTTCCGCAAGACATATCCGTTGTATAAGTACGGCGTTGTCTTGCTGGTCACCCTTGGAGTCGCAACTTTCACCCTCCACCACCCTGGAACCAGTAAGAAGGTTGCCGCGTCGGCAGCGAAAAACCAGTCCGGTTCATCTCTGTATGGAATCTTCCTCCTTTCCATCAACCTCCTTCTGGACGGCCTCACGAACACCACCCAAGACCATGTCTTTAGCTCACCGCAAATCTATACGCGCTTCACCGGACCGCAGATGATGGTAGCGCAGAACATCCTTTCAACAATCCTGACCACCACCTACTTGCTTGTCATGCCCCATTTGTCCTCTACCGGCGCCTTGcatgctcttcttcccatTCCAATTCCACCTTCTACCGAAACTGAGCTTGCATCCGCCGTTTCCTTCCTCTCACGACACCCAgaggtgatgaagaatgtGCTCGGGTTTGCCGCCTGCGGAGCCATCGGCCAGCTTTTCATTTTCTATACGCTTTCTCGCTTCTCATCTTTGCTTCTGGTGACTGTGACCGTCACGCGCAAGATGCTCACCATGCTGTTGAGTGTGTTTTGGTTTGGACACACGTTGTCCGCAGGCCAGTGGCTCGGAATTGGCCTTGTATTTGGCGGCATCGGGGCCGAAGCCGTGGTACAGAAGCGGGAGAAGCAATCCAAAGAACAGGCGAAGGCATTAACTGGAAAGAAGGAGTAGACTGGTCTGTTCGACCGTTATTGTACATATATACACACATAGTAGATCTTCATTCCATCATAGATACGTTTGTGTTACTGCTATGCAGGAGATTCTGCATTCCATCCCTCATGACACATCCGAGGTACTGATAAAAAAACGCTCAGCTGCTAAAAGGTAAACTGGCCATTGGAGACGAGGCTACTTCCTCCCTTCAACCATGATGATATGGTACCCAAACCCGGTCTTCACCTCCACGTATTTGGGGTTCGCAGTCGTACTGGGCTCAAGCTCATACGCAGCCTTCTCAAAGTCCGCGTTGAGACTGCCTCGGACTTTCCAACCAAGAGAGCCGCCTACAGCCATCAGGTCCGAaccagaaaaaaagaaaaagagagaaacaGAGACGCACCTTGCCGAGCCTTATCCTCCGAGTACTCCCTTGCGACGTCGTCGAATTTGGCCCCGTTGCGCAATTTCTCAagtgcttcttcctttttcgaGAATTTCTCGCACTATTTTTCGAGCATTAGTCTAGAGGTAGATACATGGAAGATAGCCGTGGCGAAGTGCAATTGTGCAAAGCAATACTCCAGAGAAAGAGATTTACGTACAAGAATATGTCTGACATTAATCGACGTAGCGGGCTTCAaaccctttcctcctcccttcccCTTGTCCCCCTCAGACGCATCTTTCCCTTTGCCTTTCTTGTCACCTCCTTTGGCGTTGTTCTTTGGGGCCATCCTTGATGTTGACGCTTCGGACCTCCGCTGATGGGACGTCGGCGCAGCAGTGAGCTCAGCCCGAGTCCGGGGATCGATATAGCGGGAACAGAAGCTCTTTGGAGTTTGGACTTAGCTAGAAGCTATAGCCGGAAGTACCTTTAGGGTTCGCGCCGAGAGTGATGCTTCTCAAGAGTCAAGACTCATGCATTACCAGAGTTGGAGAGTGGGGTTTGGTGGGGTCTGGCTagcagcctgaggcagacaGGCAGACAACTCTATGATAATGGTTTAGGTATGTACCATTGGAGTCTTTGTATTGTCGCTTACACCAAGAGGTGTTTGATTTGAAAACCTGAGGTACGATGATGAAATCTACTTTTTCTATCTTCGGAGCTCCTTTGCATGTTGATCAGAGCTTCTGTTATTGCTACGACTTGTCACTGAAGAGCGATCATTGTTCCAATGAGACTGATGCTGGTGTTATCTTCAGGCAATAATAGGCCGAGAGGTTGCAATGGAATTCAACCTGGAAGCAGCCCGGATCAAGTCCTTGCCTGATGACGCATTCTACATTGCAGACTTTAtcaccgaggaagaagagaagttgCTACTACAGAAGGTATGTTTGGCGACCGCAAGCGTGTAGCTTCATAGAATAAATGACCTATGTGGCGCTGGCAGAGAGCTAGTGATGATCCAACAATCCCTCTATGCTACTACTAACTGCTCACCATATCTTGTAAGAGGCAGTGCTAACGTTGGAAGGTAACAACTGCCCCTCTTCCACGGTGGACTCAGCTTTCTCGCCGACGTCTTCAAACTTGGCCATCTGCTCTGACGACGTCGAATACACTAATTGCATCGCCATTGCCCTCATGGCTCGTCTCACCTATCATCAACCCTCGTTTGGACTCACTCGACATTTTCGCAGACGCTCCTCACGGCGCTCCAAACCATGTCCTGGTGAACGAATACTGTCCCGGCCAAGGAATCATGCCgcatgaagatggagccGCATACTATCCCCTGGTTGCGACCGTGAGTCTGGGAGCACCGATTGTACTAGATCTTTATCCAAAGCCCGGTTCAAGCAACGCTGGAAACAGCAGCGGGGTGGGTGGCGCTCGGCAGCCCCAGTATCGAATCTTGCAGGAGAGGCGGAGCCTCCTGGTTACGAGACGAAGTATCTATACAGATTTCTTGCACGGTATTGCAGAGACCCGCAAGGACGATAACCTAAGTGCTGAGAGCATCTGCAATTGGAATCTGCTGCGTGAACCGGATCGTTATGAGTGTGGTTGGTATGAGAGGGAGACTCGGATCAGTCTGACGTATCGGGACGTGATCAAGGTGTCAAAGTTGGGAAATACGATGAAATTCCTAGGCGGACGGTGATCTTGCAGACGGCGACTCTAGCGTCCTCTGATCCGGGTATCAACTCGACTGAATAAGCTGTATTTGCTTAGAAGAGTCCAGGAATCATGTTCCATCTTTCCTTGACAGACTCCGGCCCGAACTTCTGCTCGTACCATCGCTTGCTGATTGTGGCGGTTACACCCAAATTCACCGTTACAAACGCGAAACATGACAAAAGTGTCTTGTTCACCATCTCGCCATTCGGTGCAGCCAACAGAGCCAACGACAGGTATATCACACACTCAGCAGTGTAATGGGGACATACGATTCTTTGAAACATAGGATGAGTCGGGAGGGTATACTTCTTAAGCGAGAAGAGGTAGTGGTGGCAATCGTGCTGAATACCCGAGGCGATCAAAAATAATGGAAGGCAGAGGAATGTGCGAAGAGTAGGAGCGGTGGCTACTTGAACATCATCGAGAGTCAACTCGTGGGTCATGAGAGTTTCTAGGAGGGTGAAGATTGTTAGAAAGTAATCTCTTGGATCTGATTCTTAGACGCATACCTGTCCCCTCAATCCAAATGGCGACCGTTGCAGTGAGGTAAAAGGCGAGCCCTAGAAGCCAATGGACAAACCACATCCTGGACGAGGATGGCTTGAAAAAGAGGCGACTCTCATGCAGTCGCCGAATTCCTTGTATTAACATCAATGCCCAGCAGAGTAAGACTTGATGTATGGACATCGACTTCTCCAAGTGTTGCGGGCTTATTCTTGTGGCAATGGCCTGAAACGCCGAACCTCTGGATAGCAACTGGAACGCCCAAAAGAGCGAAGAAAGCACAGAGGCAACATAAAAGTGCGTGAAGTAGCTGTGAGGAACTCTCAGAGAGGCAAGGTAATCGAGTGCGAGGTGTACACGGGATCTGTCCGGGCCATCGGCAGGCGCAAGGGGTCTCGACCCGACCGTTGTTGGTGTTGCACGAGCACCATAAGTCACGAAACGGCCGCGAAGTGTATCTGGCAGGCTGATCGACAGTATCTGGTAGTTATTGCTTTGGTTTAGTCCATCATCGAAGAGTCTTGCCTAGACTGATGCATCACCGCAAAAGTAAACATCGTCATCTCACACCCGAGATATCCGTACCGTGCAGGCTGCAAAAATAAAGAAAGCTCGAAGAGCATCAACAACATCCATGTGTGTGACGGAAAGCGTCAAGTCCACAAGCTTCCTGATAAGCTCCATCTTTGGATTATTGACCAGGTGTAGCCGGTGCCGATGTTGAAGCTGCAGAGAGCCTGGAAAGGCGCAAGAAGGGTTAAGGCGGAAATCAAAGGACAGCTTCTTTcaattacggagtagttcaCAGAGTGTTGTAAAAGCCCTGAGctaacgtaatcgg
The DNA window shown above is from Aspergillus fumigatus Af293 chromosome 1, whole genome shotgun sequence and carries:
- the par1 gene encoding peptidylprolyl isomerase translates to MAPKNNAKGGDKKGKGKDASEGDKGKGGGKGLKPATSINVRHILCEKFSKKEEALEKLRNGAKFDDVAREYSEDKARQGGSLGWKVRGSLNADFEKAAYELEPSTTANPKYVEVKTGFGYHIIMVEGRK
- a CDS encoding putative 3-oxo-5-alpha-steroid 4-dehydrogenase; its protein translation is MLLMLFELSLFLQPARNNYQILSISLPDTLRGRFVTYGARATPTTVGSRPLAPADGPDRSRVHLALDYLASLRVPHSYFTHFYVASVLSSLFWAFQLLSRGSAFQAIATRISPQHLEKSMSIHQVLLCWALMLIQGIRRLHESRLFFKPSSSRMWFVHWLLGLAFYLTATVAIWIEGTETLMTHELTLDDVQVATAPTLRTFLCLPLFLIASGIQHDCHHYLFSLKKYTLPTHPMFQRIVCPHYTAECVIYLSLALLAAPNGEMVNKTLLSCFAFVTVNLGVTATISKRWYEQKFGPESVKERWNMIPGLF
- a CDS encoding UDP-galactose transporter HUT1, whose translation is MARQKQAVPLQRATSSELMHLVPEGSESMSTQQNGSAQKPVTLNGSASTKGQAPEAPLETPGLIQLAICVLGIYASFLSWGVLQEAITTVNFPVRPPTAEEPNPPTERFTFSIVLNTIQSTFAAITGFLYLYFSTPAGKKVPSIFPTRKILFPLLLVSISSSLASPFGYASLAHIDYLTFILAKSCKLLPVMFLHLTIFRKTYPLYKYGVVLLVTLGVATFTLHHPGTSKKVAASAAKNQSGSSLYGIFLLSINLLLDGLTNTTQDHVFSSPQIYTRFTGPQMMVAQNILSTILTTTYLLVMPHLSSTGALHALLPIPIPPSTETELASAVSFLSRHPEVMKNVLGFAACGAIGQLFIFYTLSRFSSLLLVTVTVTRKMLTMLLSVFWFGHTLSAGQWLGIGLVFGGIGAEAVVQKREKQSKEQAKALTGKKE